CTAGCCTTCACAGGACTATACAACTTGATAAACACGGTCGTAGCGGTCGTGCCAGCGCTTCTCATACTAAAGGCGCTGAAAACATTTCTGGAGAAATCCTATAAACAACCGGTGTGGATATATAGCGAACCTAAAAAACAGGGGCGTTCTTGAATCGAGCTTCCCGAGAACACTAAGACTGTTTCGCACCGCAGTATGGGCAGTAGAACGCGTCAGACGGTATCTCAGCCCCACAGCTCCTACAGGTTTTAACCGCTTTATGCGGTAAAAGGGAGATTAACCCACGCTCCTTAAGCCTATTAACGTATTTAATCAGCGCCTGTTCAGCCTCTTCAAGGTTCATACCCTTAGTAGAAGCCAACATATACGCGACCTCCCTAAGGGTTCGCCTACCGTCTAGAAGCCTCAAAACGTAAGAGCCTATCTCGTCGAAAACATACTTTTTAGCCCTAGAGCCTAGAAGCCCTCTTCTCCTAACGATCACACTCATTTCTCCGGTAGGCTCATAGCCCCACTCCAATTCAGGGTTTCTAACCGCTACGTAGTCGAGGACATCCCTGCTCAAC
Above is a genomic segment from Candidatus Bathyarchaeota archaeon containing:
- a CDS encoding PqqD family peptide modification chaperone, giving the protein MSRDVLDYVAVRNPELEWGYEPTGEMSVIVRRRGLLGSRAKKYVFDEIGSYVLRLLDGRRTLREVAYMLASTKGMNLEEAEQALIKYVNRLKERGLISLLPHKAVKTCRSCGAEIPSDAFYCPYCGAKQS